One segment of Rattus norvegicus strain BN/NHsdMcwi chromosome 16, GRCr8, whole genome shotgun sequence DNA contains the following:
- the Tkt gene encoding transketolase: MDPVRQIQCDREGKRFPFLSAPPASTSSPDRAMEGYHKPDQQKLQALKDTANRLRISSIQATTAAGSGHPTSCCSAAEIMAVLFFHTMRYKALDPRNPHNDRFVLSKGHAAPILYAVWAEAGFLPEAELLNLRKISSDLDGHPVPKQAFTDVATGSLGQGLGAACGMAYTGKYFDKASYRVYCMLGDGEVSEGSVWEAMAFAGIYKLDNLVAIFDINRLGQSDPAPLQHQVDVYQKRCEAFGWHAIIVDGHSVEELCKAFGQAKHQPTAIIAKTFKGRGITGIEDKEAWHGKPLPKNMAEQIIQEIYSQVQSKKKILATPPQEDAPSVDIANIRMPTPPNYKVGDKIATRKAYGLALAKLGHASDRIIALDGDTKNSTFSELFKKEHPDRFIECYIAEQNMVSIAVGCATRDRTVPFCSTFAAFFTRAFDQIRMAAISESNINLCGSHCGVSIGEDGPSQMALEDLAMFRSVPMSTVFYPSDGVATEKAVELAANTKGICFIRTSRPENAIIYSNNEDFQVGQAKVVLKSKDDQVTVIGAGVTLHEALAAAEMLKKEKIGVRVLDPFTIKPLDKKLILDCARATKGRILTVEDHYYEGGIGEAVSAAVVGEPGVTVTRLAVSQVPRSGKPAELLKMFGIDKDAIVQAVKGLVTKG, encoded by the exons ATGGATCCAGTGAGACAGATCCAGTGCGACCGTGAAGGCAAACGCTTTCCGTTCCTCTCAGCTCCACCAG CTTCCACGTCCTCGCCCGACCGCGCCATGGAGGGTTACCATAAGCCAGATCAGCAGAAGCTCCAGGCCCTGAAGGACACAGCCAATCGCCTGCGCATCAGCTCCATCCAGGCCACCACCGCGGCAGGCTCGGG ACACCCCACATCATGCTGCAGCGCTGCCGAGATCATGGCTGTCCTGTTTTTCCATACCATGCGCTACAAGGCCCTGGATCCCCGAAACCCTCACAATGATCGCTTTGTGCTCTCCAAG GGCCATGCAGCTCCCATCTTATATGCAGTCTGGGCTGAAGCTGGCTTCCTGCCTGAGGCAGAGCTGCTGAACCTGAGGAAAATCAGCTCTGACTTGGATGGGCATCCTGTCCCG AAACAAGCCTTCACCGATGTGGCCACTGGCTCCCTGGGCCAGGGGCTGGGAGCTGCGTGCGGGATGGCATACACAGGCAAATACTTCGACAAAGCCAG CTACCGAGTCTATTGCATGCTGGGAGACGGGGAGGTGTCCGAGGGCTCCGTTTGGGAGGCCATGGCCTTCGCTGGAATTTACAAGCTGGACAACCTCGTTGCCATTTTTGACATCAACCGTCTGGGCCAGAGCGACCCAGCCCCGCTGCAGCACCAAGTGGACGTCTACCAGAAGCGCTGTGAGGCCTTTGG CTGGCATGCCATCATCGTGGATGGGCACAGTGTGGAGGAGCTGTGCAAGGCCTTTGGTCAGGCCAAGCACCAACCAACAGCCATCATTGCCAAGACCTTCAAGGGCCGCGGGATCACAG GGATTGAAGACAAGGAGGCGTGGCATGGGAAGCCCCTCCCCAAAAACATGGCTGAGCAGATTATCCAGGAGATTTACAGCCAGGTTCAGAGCAAAAAGAAGATCCTCGCCACGCCCCCTCAGGAGGATGCCCCTTCCGTGGACATTGCCAACATCCGAATGCCTACCCCACCCAACTACAAAGTGGGGGACAAG ATAGCCACACGGAAAGCCTATGGATTGGCCCTTGCCAAGCTGGGCCACGCCAGTGACCGCATCATCGCCCTGGATGGAGACACCAAAAATTCCACCTTCTCAGAGCTCTTCAAAAAGGAGCACCCAGACCGTTTCATCGAGTGCTACATTGCTGAGCAGAACATG GTGAGCATTGCTGTGGGCTGTGCCACACGTGACAGGACAGTGCCCTTCTGCAGCACTTTTGCGGCCTTCTTCACACGCGCCTTCGACCAGATCCGCATGGCCGCCATCTCCGAGAGCAACATCAACCTCTGTGGCTCCCATTGCGGCGTGTCCATTG GGGAAGACGGGCCCTCGCAGATGGCCCTGGAAGACCTGGCCATGTTTCGGTCGGTCCCTATGTCCACCGTCTTTTACCCAAGTGATGGAGTTGCCACAGAgaaggcagtggaattagcagcCAATACAAAG GGCATCTGCTTCATTCGGACCAGCCGCCCAGAAAATGCCATTATCTATAGCAACAACGAGGATTTCCAGGTTGGCCAAGCCAAG GTGGTCCTGAAGAGCAAGGACGACCAAGTGACGGTGATCGGGGCTGGCGTAACTCTGCACGAGGCTCTGGCTGCTGCAGAGATGTTGAAGAAAG AGAAGATCGGCGTCCGTGTACTGGACCCCTTCACCATCAAGCCCCTGGACAAAAAGCTCATTCTCGACTGTGCCAGAGCAACCAAAGGCAGGATCCTCACCGTGGAGGACCACTACTATGAAG GTGGCATAGGCGAGGCAGTATCTGCTGCGGTAGTGGGCGAACCTGGAGTCACAGTCACTCGCCTGGCGGTCAGCCAAGTACCACGAAGTGGGAAGCCAGCTGAGCTGCTGAAGATGTTTGGTATTGACAAAGACGCCATTGTGCAAGCTGTGAAGGGCCTTGTCACCAAGGGCTAG
- the Tkt gene encoding transketolase isoform X1: MEGYHKPDQQKLQALKDTANRLRISSIQATTAAGSGHPTSCCSAAEIMAVLFFHTMRYKALDPRNPHNDRFVLSKGHAAPILYAVWAEAGFLPEAELLNLRKISSDLDGHPVPKQAFTDVATGSLGQGLGAACGMAYTGKYFDKASYRVYCMLGDGEVSEGSVWEAMAFAGIYKLDNLVAIFDINRLGQSDPAPLQHQVDVYQKRCEAFGWHAIIVDGHSVEELCKAFGQAKHQPTAIIAKTFKGRGITGIEDKEAWHGKPLPKNMAEQIIQEIYSQVQSKKKILATPPQEDAPSVDIANIRMPTPPNYKVGDKIATRKAYGLALAKLGHASDRIIALDGDTKNSTFSELFKKEHPDRFIECYIAEQNMVSIAVGCATRDRTVPFCSTFAAFFTRAFDQIRMAAISESNINLCGSHCGVSIGEDGPSQMALEDLAMFRSVPMSTVFYPSDGVATEKAVELAANTKGICFIRTSRPENAIIYSNNEDFQVGQAKVVLKSKDDQVTVIGAGVTLHEALAAAEMLKKEKIGVRVLDPFTIKPLDKKLILDCARATKGRILTVEDHYYEGGIGEAVSAAVVGEPGVTVTRLAVSQVPRSGKPAELLKMFGIDKDAIVQAVKGLVTKG; the protein is encoded by the exons ATGGAGGGTTACCATAAGCCAGATCAGCAGAAGCTCCAGGCCCTGAAGGACACAGCCAATCGCCTGCGCATCAGCTCCATCCAGGCCACCACCGCGGCAGGCTCGGG ACACCCCACATCATGCTGCAGCGCTGCCGAGATCATGGCTGTCCTGTTTTTCCATACCATGCGCTACAAGGCCCTGGATCCCCGAAACCCTCACAATGATCGCTTTGTGCTCTCCAAG GGCCATGCAGCTCCCATCTTATATGCAGTCTGGGCTGAAGCTGGCTTCCTGCCTGAGGCAGAGCTGCTGAACCTGAGGAAAATCAGCTCTGACTTGGATGGGCATCCTGTCCCG AAACAAGCCTTCACCGATGTGGCCACTGGCTCCCTGGGCCAGGGGCTGGGAGCTGCGTGCGGGATGGCATACACAGGCAAATACTTCGACAAAGCCAG CTACCGAGTCTATTGCATGCTGGGAGACGGGGAGGTGTCCGAGGGCTCCGTTTGGGAGGCCATGGCCTTCGCTGGAATTTACAAGCTGGACAACCTCGTTGCCATTTTTGACATCAACCGTCTGGGCCAGAGCGACCCAGCCCCGCTGCAGCACCAAGTGGACGTCTACCAGAAGCGCTGTGAGGCCTTTGG CTGGCATGCCATCATCGTGGATGGGCACAGTGTGGAGGAGCTGTGCAAGGCCTTTGGTCAGGCCAAGCACCAACCAACAGCCATCATTGCCAAGACCTTCAAGGGCCGCGGGATCACAG GGATTGAAGACAAGGAGGCGTGGCATGGGAAGCCCCTCCCCAAAAACATGGCTGAGCAGATTATCCAGGAGATTTACAGCCAGGTTCAGAGCAAAAAGAAGATCCTCGCCACGCCCCCTCAGGAGGATGCCCCTTCCGTGGACATTGCCAACATCCGAATGCCTACCCCACCCAACTACAAAGTGGGGGACAAG ATAGCCACACGGAAAGCCTATGGATTGGCCCTTGCCAAGCTGGGCCACGCCAGTGACCGCATCATCGCCCTGGATGGAGACACCAAAAATTCCACCTTCTCAGAGCTCTTCAAAAAGGAGCACCCAGACCGTTTCATCGAGTGCTACATTGCTGAGCAGAACATG GTGAGCATTGCTGTGGGCTGTGCCACACGTGACAGGACAGTGCCCTTCTGCAGCACTTTTGCGGCCTTCTTCACACGCGCCTTCGACCAGATCCGCATGGCCGCCATCTCCGAGAGCAACATCAACCTCTGTGGCTCCCATTGCGGCGTGTCCATTG GGGAAGACGGGCCCTCGCAGATGGCCCTGGAAGACCTGGCCATGTTTCGGTCGGTCCCTATGTCCACCGTCTTTTACCCAAGTGATGGAGTTGCCACAGAgaaggcagtggaattagcagcCAATACAAAG GGCATCTGCTTCATTCGGACCAGCCGCCCAGAAAATGCCATTATCTATAGCAACAACGAGGATTTCCAGGTTGGCCAAGCCAAG GTGGTCCTGAAGAGCAAGGACGACCAAGTGACGGTGATCGGGGCTGGCGTAACTCTGCACGAGGCTCTGGCTGCTGCAGAGATGTTGAAGAAAG AGAAGATCGGCGTCCGTGTACTGGACCCCTTCACCATCAAGCCCCTGGACAAAAAGCTCATTCTCGACTGTGCCAGAGCAACCAAAGGCAGGATCCTCACCGTGGAGGACCACTACTATGAAG GTGGCATAGGCGAGGCAGTATCTGCTGCGGTAGTGGGCGAACCTGGAGTCACAGTCACTCGCCTGGCGGTCAGCCAAGTACCACGAAGTGGGAAGCCAGCTGAGCTGCTGAAGATGTTTGGTATTGACAAAGACGCCATTGTGCAAGCTGTGAAGGGCCTTGTCACCAAGGGCTAG